One genomic window of Prochlorococcus sp. MIT 0801 includes the following:
- a CDS encoding P-II family nitrogen regulator, whose product MKKIEAIIRPFKLEDVKIALVNAGIVGMTVSEVRGFGRQKGQVERYRGSEFTVEFLQKLKIEVVVPDEKSEIVLKAIADAAKTGEIGDGKIFVSPVDSVVRIRTGDRNETAL is encoded by the coding sequence ATGAAAAAGATAGAGGCAATAATCCGCCCATTTAAATTGGAGGATGTAAAAATTGCATTAGTAAATGCAGGTATAGTTGGCATGACAGTAAGCGAGGTAAGAGGGTTTGGGAGACAGAAAGGACAAGTCGAGAGATATAGAGGTTCAGAGTTCACTGTTGAGTTTCTTCAAAAGCTCAAAATTGAGGTAGTAGTTCCTGATGAAAAATCTGAAATTGTTTTAAAAGCTATTGCTGATGCAGCTAAGACAGGAGAGATCGGAGATGGAAAAATTTTTGTTAGTCCAGTTGATTCTGTTGTGCGAATCAGAACGGGCGACAGAAACGAAACAGCTCTTTAA
- a CDS encoding TlyA family RNA methyltransferase — protein MTKKSRLDLHLLTKGLVKTRQEAQKLIRAGKVKTINGQVLDKPGQEVLKDLEIKVTQSLRYVSRGGEKLAEAFNQFPLDIKNRVCLDAGISTGGFTDCLLQHGAAKVYGVDVGYGQTAWSIRNDPRVVLLERTNIRHLTPEKLFNDGDPIPNFAVADLSFISLKIVFPSIKSLLKSNRSELLVLVKPQFEVGKDKVGKGGVVRDHSLHAEAIEGVANESKKYGWYPKGLIASPLKGPAGNQEYLLWMGDEVEGGIEIEKLLNVLSF, from the coding sequence ATGACTAAAAAATCGCGATTAGATCTTCACTTGCTGACTAAAGGGTTGGTAAAAACACGTCAAGAGGCTCAGAAGCTCATCAGAGCTGGCAAAGTTAAAACAATCAACGGTCAGGTTCTTGATAAACCAGGCCAAGAAGTTTTAAAAGATCTTGAGATAAAAGTTACGCAGTCCTTGAGATATGTATCTAGAGGGGGTGAAAAGTTGGCTGAAGCTTTTAATCAATTCCCACTAGATATTAAGAATAGGGTTTGTTTAGATGCTGGGATTTCAACTGGTGGTTTTACAGATTGTCTTTTGCAGCATGGAGCGGCAAAGGTTTATGGAGTTGATGTTGGTTATGGTCAGACGGCATGGAGTATAAGAAATGATCCAAGAGTGGTTCTTTTGGAACGTACTAATATTAGGCATTTAACTCCTGAAAAATTATTCAATGATGGAGACCCAATACCAAACTTCGCAGTTGCAGACTTATCTTTTATCTCTCTTAAAATTGTTTTCCCCAGTATTAAATCTCTTCTTAAATCTAACCGATCTGAGTTGCTTGTATTAGTGAAACCTCAATTTGAGGTTGGCAAAGATAAAGTGGGCAAGGGGGGGGTGGTTCGTGATCATTCACTGCATGCTGAGGCTATAGAAGGGGTAGCAAACGAATCTAAAAAATATGGGTGGTACCCAAAAGGATTGATTGCATCACCTTTAAAGGGTCCTGCTGGAAATCAAGAATATCTTCTTTGGATGGGTGATGAAGTTGAGGGAGGTATTGAAATCGAAAAATTGTTGAATGTTTTAAGCTTTTGA
- the purB gene encoding adenylosuccinate lyase → MIERYTNPEMGNIWSDQAKYQTWLDVEIAACEANCKSGKIPKSAMETIRTKASFNPERILEIEEEVRHDVIAFLTNVNEYVGDAGRYIHVGMTSSDVLDTGLALQLKSSVKLLTKELLLLEEAIRDLARQHKKTVMIGRSHAIHGEPITFGFKLAGWLAETLRNKERLNNLEKDISVGQISGAMGTYANTDPEIERMTCELLELECDTASTQVISRDRHANYVQILALIGSSLDRFSTEIRNLQRTDVLEVEENFAKGQKGSSAMPHKRNPIRSERVSGLSRVLRSYVVAALENVALWHERDISHSSNERLMLPDTSITLHFMITEMTAIIKGLGVYPDNMLKNLNIYGGVVFSQRVLLALVENGMSREDSYRLVQKNAHSAWNQNEGNFKKNLENDPEVMNSLSTEKLSDCFSTELHQSNLRVIWERLGI, encoded by the coding sequence TTGATTGAGCGTTACACAAACCCAGAGATGGGAAATATTTGGTCTGATCAAGCCAAATACCAAACATGGCTTGATGTTGAAATTGCCGCATGTGAGGCTAATTGCAAATCAGGGAAAATCCCTAAAAGTGCAATGGAAACGATTCGAACAAAGGCAAGTTTCAATCCAGAACGCATCCTCGAAATAGAAGAGGAAGTTCGCCATGACGTAATTGCCTTTCTAACAAATGTAAATGAATATGTTGGGGATGCTGGCCGTTACATTCACGTGGGAATGACCAGTAGTGATGTTCTTGATACTGGACTTGCGCTTCAATTAAAGTCATCAGTCAAGCTTTTAACAAAAGAGCTTTTATTACTTGAAGAAGCTATTAGAGATTTAGCAAGGCAGCATAAGAAAACCGTAATGATTGGACGTTCTCATGCGATTCATGGAGAACCTATTACTTTTGGATTCAAGTTAGCGGGATGGCTAGCTGAAACTCTCAGAAACAAAGAAAGGCTAAACAATCTTGAGAAAGACATTTCAGTTGGGCAAATTAGCGGGGCCATGGGTACTTATGCGAATACTGATCCAGAAATAGAAAGAATGACCTGCGAACTTTTGGAGCTTGAGTGTGATACTGCTAGCACTCAAGTTATCTCAAGAGATAGACATGCTAATTATGTACAGATTCTTGCTTTAATCGGATCTTCCTTAGATCGTTTTTCTACAGAAATTAGAAATCTTCAAAGAACTGATGTTCTTGAAGTAGAGGAAAACTTTGCTAAAGGCCAAAAAGGAAGCTCTGCAATGCCCCATAAAAGAAATCCAATACGGAGTGAGAGAGTAAGTGGTCTTTCCAGAGTTTTAAGAAGCTATGTAGTTGCAGCCCTGGAAAATGTAGCTCTATGGCATGAAAGAGACATAAGCCACAGTTCCAATGAAAGATTAATGCTGCCAGACACATCCATTACTCTTCATTTTATGATCACAGAAATGACGGCAATTATTAAAGGGCTTGGGGTTTATCCAGATAATATGCTGAAAAATTTGAACATTTATGGAGGAGTAGTTTTTAGTCAAAGAGTTCTTTTGGCTTTAGTTGAGAATGGAATGAGTCGGGAAGATTCTTATCGACTAGTACAAAAAAATGCTCATTCAGCGTGGAATCAAAACGAAGGAAATTTCAAAAAAAACCTTGAGAATGATCCAGAAGTAATGAATAGTCTCTCAACAGAAAAACTTTCAGACTGTTTTTCAACCGAATTACATCAGTCCAATTTGAGAGTTATTTGGGAAAGGCTTGGTATTTAA
- a CDS encoding class II fumarate hydratase: protein MHNMKRLEKDSLGSIDVPKDALWGAQTQRSILNFAIGDEVIPLEIIHAIAQIKASAAQVNNHLGLINKETTQFITEASLEIIEGKHNDQFPVKVWQTGSGTQTNMNVNEVICNIASKSINNPLGSHDPIHPNDHVNCSQSTNDVFPAAIQIATVVTLKDTLIPELKNLIDVFHKKSKEWKDIIKIGRTHLQDAVPLTLGQEVSAWAAQLETALRRIEVNIEELFPLPLGGTAIGTGLNTPKNFDNLIALDIAKKTNLPFETADNKFAIMASHDGLVNIMSQLKLLAVTFLKIVNDLRLLSCGPRAGLSELQLPANEPGSSIMPGKINPTQCEAMAMVCTQIIGMDTSVSIAGSGGHLQMNVYKPLIGYNIIKSINLIQNACRSCRENMIEGIQPNKAKIKQYLDNSLMLVTALSPSIGYEKASKIAQLAHEKNLSLRQASSQLNYLDQEEFDNLITPKSMIGSD from the coding sequence ATGCACAATATGAAACGACTCGAGAAAGATAGCTTAGGTTCGATTGATGTCCCCAAGGATGCGCTATGGGGAGCTCAAACTCAACGATCAATATTAAATTTCGCTATTGGTGATGAGGTCATACCACTCGAGATTATTCATGCAATTGCTCAAATAAAAGCCTCTGCTGCTCAAGTGAATAATCATCTAGGTCTAATAAATAAAGAAACCACACAATTTATTACCGAAGCAAGTCTAGAAATTATTGAAGGGAAACATAATGATCAATTCCCTGTAAAAGTTTGGCAAACAGGAAGTGGTACTCAAACCAATATGAACGTCAATGAGGTGATATGTAATATAGCCTCAAAAAGTATAAATAATCCGTTAGGTAGTCATGATCCAATACATCCCAATGATCATGTGAATTGCTCTCAATCAACAAACGATGTTTTTCCAGCTGCAATCCAAATAGCCACAGTAGTCACCTTAAAAGACACATTAATACCTGAATTAAAAAACCTCATTGATGTATTCCATAAAAAAAGTAAAGAATGGAAAGATATTATAAAAATAGGACGTACTCATCTTCAAGATGCAGTACCACTAACTCTTGGCCAAGAAGTCTCTGCTTGGGCTGCTCAATTAGAAACCGCTTTAAGACGCATTGAAGTCAACATCGAGGAACTTTTTCCACTTCCACTTGGAGGAACCGCTATTGGTACAGGGCTTAATACTCCTAAGAATTTCGATAATTTAATTGCTCTTGACATAGCTAAAAAAACAAATCTACCTTTTGAAACTGCAGATAATAAATTTGCCATCATGGCTAGTCATGATGGTCTTGTAAATATAATGTCTCAACTAAAATTACTAGCCGTCACTTTTCTCAAAATTGTTAATGACCTTCGACTTTTATCTTGTGGCCCAAGAGCTGGATTATCAGAACTACAGCTTCCAGCCAATGAACCTGGCAGTTCAATAATGCCTGGGAAAATAAATCCTACTCAATGCGAAGCCATGGCAATGGTATGTACGCAAATAATTGGCATGGACACCTCAGTATCGATCGCAGGGAGTGGAGGGCATCTACAAATGAATGTCTATAAGCCACTGATTGGCTACAACATTATAAAAAGCATCAACCTTATTCAAAATGCATGTAGGAGTTGCAGAGAGAATATGATTGAAGGTATTCAACCTAATAAAGCAAAAATCAAACAATATCTAGACAATTCTTTGATGTTGGTAACCGCTTTATCTCCATCAATAGGATACGAAAAAGCAAGTAAGATAGCACAATTAGCCCATGAAAAGAATCTAAGTCTAAGACAAGCTTCCAGCCAATTAAATTATCTTGATCAAGAAGAATTTGATAATCTCATTACTCCAAAATCGATGATAGGAAGTGACTGA
- a CDS encoding RNA helicase yields the protein MNSSERDTSENEILQNNLNPEEIFPFALDEFQLKAIDSLNQGHSVVVSAPTGSGKTLIGEYAIYRAISHGSKVFYTTPLKALSNQKLRDFRNQFGSNNVGLLTGDLSLNREASILVMTTEIFRNMLYAAADRNDDPLLDIETVVLDECHYMNDAHRGTVWEESIIHCPKSIQFVALSATVANAGQLTDWIEQVHGPTDLISSDLRPVPLEFNFCSAKGLHPLLNDKGTGLHPNCKIWRPIKSHKKRGRLSKPTQPESPSLGFVISKLAERNMLPAIYFIFSRRGCDKAVKTIANTCLVNQEERKLIQDRFEKFIILNSEGLRDDLHIKALFNGIGSHHAGVLPAWKELIEELFQEGLIKVVFATETLAAGINMPARSTIISTLSKRSDNGHRQLMGSEFLQMAGRAGRRGLDSRGYVVTLQTRFEGVREAGQLATSPADPLISQFTPSYGMVLNLLQRYDLDKSKELIERSFSRYLASLDLVEEEEELSRLKEEFKEYKTFSEDIPWSDFERYEKIKSHLKEERRLLKILQKQSAETLSNELILALEFANNGTLISLKTSQLRGKVTPAVIIQKIQKGDRQAQLLCLTDENIWILIACKEVVSLYADLTCLDVSHITTPKISRIGEIHHGDLLSNEIASIISNLAKKNDMRTAQYDLASEVLSQAKLVKSLEDELLIQPAHRWGDKKKLKKHRRKMDELGIEIHEREEMLYDRSNRHWETFLSLIKVLNHFGCLDDLNPTEIGRSIGSLRGENELWLGLALMSGHLDELTPTELAGVVQSIATEVNRPDLWSGFIPSAIADEAFNDLSNIRRELFRVQERFGIEIPILWSSELMGLVEAWARGSTWTDLISNTSLDEGDVVRILRRTNDLLSQIPYCEAVSRQLRNNAKAAMKLMDRFPVCEAEDINQAKEINHELTNPATERHN from the coding sequence ATGAATTCATCAGAAAGAGATACGTCTGAAAACGAAATCCTCCAAAACAATTTAAATCCAGAGGAGATCTTTCCTTTTGCATTGGATGAATTTCAACTTAAAGCAATTGATTCACTCAATCAAGGACACTCTGTAGTTGTCAGTGCCCCTACAGGATCAGGAAAAACACTAATAGGTGAGTATGCAATTTATAGAGCGATTTCTCATGGAAGTAAGGTGTTTTATACAACGCCTTTAAAAGCTTTATCTAACCAAAAGCTAAGAGACTTTAGAAATCAATTTGGTTCAAACAATGTGGGTCTTTTAACAGGTGATTTAAGCCTGAATAGAGAGGCTTCGATTCTTGTTATGACTACTGAAATTTTTAGAAATATGCTTTATGCAGCAGCAGATAGAAATGATGACCCTTTACTTGATATAGAAACTGTTGTTCTTGATGAATGCCATTACATGAATGATGCGCATAGAGGGACAGTGTGGGAGGAATCAATTATTCATTGCCCTAAATCAATTCAGTTCGTTGCTCTATCGGCAACCGTTGCCAATGCAGGTCAATTAACTGATTGGATTGAGCAAGTTCATGGACCTACAGATTTGATATCTAGTGATTTAAGACCAGTTCCCCTGGAATTCAATTTTTGTAGTGCCAAAGGACTTCATCCATTACTCAATGATAAAGGAACTGGATTACATCCAAACTGTAAAATTTGGCGCCCAATAAAATCACATAAGAAGAGAGGACGTTTATCCAAGCCTACTCAACCTGAATCTCCTTCACTGGGCTTTGTGATATCGAAGCTGGCAGAAAGAAATATGTTACCCGCCATTTATTTCATATTTAGTCGTCGTGGCTGTGACAAGGCTGTGAAAACAATAGCTAACACTTGTTTAGTCAACCAAGAAGAAAGAAAATTAATTCAAGATCGATTTGAAAAATTTATAATTTTAAATTCAGAAGGTTTGAGAGATGATTTACACATAAAAGCTTTATTTAATGGGATCGGATCTCATCATGCAGGAGTTCTTCCTGCCTGGAAGGAGTTGATTGAGGAATTATTTCAAGAAGGATTGATAAAGGTTGTTTTTGCAACTGAAACCTTAGCTGCAGGAATCAATATGCCGGCTAGAAGTACAATTATATCTACTTTATCGAAGAGATCAGATAATGGACATCGTCAATTAATGGGGAGTGAATTCTTGCAAATGGCTGGTAGGGCCGGAAGAAGAGGCCTTGACTCTAGAGGCTATGTAGTCACTTTACAGACTCGATTCGAAGGGGTTCGAGAAGCTGGTCAATTGGCTACAAGCCCAGCCGATCCACTTATTAGTCAATTCACACCCAGCTATGGCATGGTGCTGAATCTATTACAGCGTTATGACTTAGATAAATCAAAAGAATTGATAGAGAGAAGCTTTAGTAGATACTTGGCGAGCTTGGATTTAGTTGAAGAAGAAGAAGAGTTATCTAGATTAAAAGAGGAGTTTAAAGAGTATAAAACTTTTTCAGAAGACATACCATGGTCCGATTTTGAGAGATATGAGAAAATAAAAAGTCATCTCAAGGAAGAAAGAAGATTATTAAAAATCCTGCAAAAACAATCAGCAGAAACCTTATCTAATGAATTGATCTTAGCCTTAGAATTTGCAAATAATGGAACCCTCATAAGTCTGAAGACATCACAATTGCGAGGAAAAGTTACACCTGCAGTCATTATTCAGAAAATTCAAAAAGGAGATAGACAAGCTCAATTGTTATGCTTAACAGATGAAAATATTTGGATACTCATTGCTTGTAAGGAAGTTGTTAGTCTTTATGCTGATTTGACTTGCTTAGACGTATCACATATCACGACTCCTAAAATTAGTAGAATTGGAGAGATACATCATGGTGATTTACTAAGCAATGAAATAGCTTCAATAATCTCGAATTTGGCTAAGAAAAATGACATGAGAACAGCTCAATATGATCTTGCTAGTGAAGTTTTATCTCAAGCTAAATTAGTTAAATCTCTGGAGGATGAATTATTGATACAGCCAGCTCATCGATGGGGGGATAAGAAAAAATTAAAGAAACATAGACGAAAAATGGACGAACTGGGTATTGAAATACATGAACGTGAGGAGATGCTCTACGACAGGTCAAATCGTCACTGGGAAACTTTCTTATCACTAATTAAAGTACTAAACCACTTCGGATGCTTGGACGATTTAAACCCTACAGAGATCGGCAGGAGTATTGGATCCTTAAGAGGTGAAAATGAGTTATGGTTGGGCTTGGCTTTGATGAGTGGACATCTTGATGAACTAACACCAACAGAATTAGCTGGAGTTGTTCAGTCAATTGCGACAGAAGTCAATCGCCCTGATCTATGGTCTGGATTTATTCCAAGTGCAATTGCGGACGAAGCATTTAATGATTTATCAAATATTCGAAGAGAATTGTTTAGAGTTCAAGAACGATTTGGTATAGAAATCCCTATCTTATGGAGTTCAGAGTTAATGGGCTTAGTAGAAGCATGGGCTAGAGGAAGTACTTGGACTGATCTAATTTCAAATACTTCGTTAGATGAGGGAGATGTTGTAAGAATTCTAAGAAGGACAAATGATTTACTTTCACAGATTCCCTATTGCGAGGCTGTGAGTAGACAACTTAGAAATAATGCTAAGGCAGCGATGAAACTAATGGATAGATTCCCAGTTTGTGAAGCTGAAGATATTAATCAAGCAAAAGAAATAAATCATGAACTTACTAATCCAGCGACTGAAAGACATAATTGA
- a CDS encoding aminotransferase class I/II-fold pyridoxal phosphate-dependent enzyme — protein MPEIPTSRIRTLRTWVPGKRSSELIGEDENKNKITLIDLASNDYLDLARHPLLIEAARQILETDGIGSGGSRFITGSRNIHQKLETKLGEWLNREIVLLYPSGFQANLAAVLALADRHTHIICDRLIHHSLLVGVKASGAKLFRFKHNNLSELEKLLKKSRQNNPRKKPLVITESIFSMEGTTAPIKEISKLCIEYDSKLLIDEAHAFGVMGSEGRGESFGLKEPISIISGTFGKAFGSGGAFLATDKITGENLIQNCGAFRYTTALAPPLCASALAALNIIESNPCWGSQLIEKSIVLRDRLSQIGWQRPAGKGPIISIILGSDRLAMDYQKRLEVKGLLTVAIRPPTVPEGKSRLRLVIRRNTPVQAFERLIEVLKNK, from the coding sequence ATGCCTGAAATCCCTACTTCTAGAATTCGTACACTGAGGACTTGGGTTCCAGGAAAAAGATCATCAGAATTGATTGGTGAAGATGAAAATAAAAATAAAATCACTCTAATTGACCTAGCAAGTAATGACTATCTTGATCTTGCAAGACATCCATTATTAATAGAGGCAGCCAGACAAATTTTAGAAACTGATGGGATTGGTTCTGGAGGATCAAGATTTATTACCGGCAGTAGAAATATTCATCAAAAACTTGAAACAAAGCTTGGTGAATGGCTTAATCGTGAGATTGTACTGCTCTACCCGAGTGGCTTCCAAGCGAATCTGGCTGCAGTTTTAGCACTTGCTGATCGTCACACTCATATTATTTGTGATCGTCTGATACACCATTCTCTACTCGTTGGAGTCAAAGCGAGTGGAGCAAAGCTCTTTAGATTCAAACACAACAATTTATCTGAACTAGAAAAGCTTTTAAAAAAATCTAGACAAAACAATCCTCGAAAAAAACCTTTAGTAATTACTGAAAGCATTTTCAGCATGGAGGGTACAACAGCTCCCATAAAAGAAATTTCAAAGCTATGTATTGAATACGATTCAAAGTTATTGATAGATGAAGCTCACGCGTTTGGCGTCATGGGGTCAGAAGGAAGAGGTGAGTCATTTGGACTCAAAGAACCAATTTCAATTATCAGTGGGACTTTCGGTAAAGCCTTTGGAAGTGGAGGAGCATTTCTAGCAACAGATAAAATAACAGGAGAAAATCTCATCCAAAACTGTGGAGCATTTCGTTATACCACGGCATTAGCTCCTCCACTTTGTGCAAGTGCTTTAGCTGCATTAAATATAATTGAAAGCAACCCTTGCTGGGGGAGCCAACTGATAGAAAAATCAATAGTTTTAAGAGACAGATTGTCTCAAATTGGTTGGCAAAGACCTGCTGGTAAAGGCCCAATAATCTCCATAATTCTTGGTTCAGACAGATTAGCCATGGATTATCAAAAAAGACTAGAGGTGAAAGGCCTTCTAACTGTTGCAATCCGTCCACCAACTGTCCCTGAAGGTAAATCGAGACTAAGATTAGTGATCAGGCGAAATACTCCAGTTCAGGCCTTCGAAAGACTTATTGAAGTTCTTAAAAATAAATGA
- a CDS encoding alpha/beta hydrolase — protein MKEIIAMHGWAGDSNQWANWVKIFKCCEWEWQTCERGYKALSPHTPKWNHNSNTVNLKRVAICHSLGSHLIDKQVLHSATHVVLINSFSRFIPSGKENRPVQMVLNKMMNTINTPNEASMLRKFHVKAYKPNHIDAKAIESNLINISEIGRVRLKNDLIRLINSTSLPTGLNTHANVLIVNSEEDYILANQTKVKLAEDLKQHLELLPKTINLQGEGHSITKIKNIKKIKHWLEFDHAKNMV, from the coding sequence ATGAAAGAAATAATCGCTATGCATGGGTGGGCTGGTGATAGCAATCAATGGGCAAATTGGGTAAAGATATTTAAGTGTTGCGAATGGGAATGGCAAACTTGTGAACGCGGATACAAAGCTTTAAGTCCGCACACACCAAAATGGAATCACAACTCAAATACAGTCAACCTAAAAAGAGTTGCGATATGTCACTCTCTTGGTTCACATTTGATAGATAAACAAGTCTTACACTCAGCTACACACGTTGTATTAATCAATAGTTTTAGTCGTTTTATCCCAAGTGGTAAAGAGAATCGCCCTGTACAAATGGTACTCAATAAGATGATGAATACAATTAATACACCAAATGAAGCATCTATGTTAAGAAAATTTCATGTAAAAGCTTATAAACCGAATCACATAGATGCTAAGGCAATTGAATCCAATCTCATTAACATCTCAGAGATAGGGAGGGTGAGACTAAAAAATGATTTAATACGTTTGATTAATTCTACTTCTCTGCCAACTGGATTAAATACTCATGCCAACGTACTTATTGTTAATAGTGAAGAAGACTATATATTGGCTAATCAAACGAAAGTAAAGCTAGCTGAAGATTTAAAACAACACTTAGAGCTCTTACCGAAAACAATCAACCTTCAAGGCGAGGGGCATTCCATTACAAAAATTAAAAATATCAAAAAAATAAAACACTGGCTAGAATTTGATCATGCAAAAAACATGGTCTAG
- a CDS encoding methyltransferase domain-containing protein encodes MQKTWSSQVKKNFNDAALSYDESASIQKSTALKLAKICSHHSIRHGLWVDLGSGTGLLAKSLEDIHPNQSVLRLDNSKKMIDQHSEKSVKQLWDLNDGLPKWPKKPNLLASSFVLHWLDNPQKKLKEWFNSLSLNGWIALAIPIQGSFPEWYEAAEKANLTCTALDLPSYDSLIRVVPRQSIIYDKIEVIKQTAKKATSLLKPIIKVGAQSSQKEQLSVSDWRHLLSFWPNSNQDQQVSLSWSIQFLLIKR; translated from the coding sequence ATGCAAAAAACATGGTCTAGCCAAGTTAAGAAAAACTTTAATGACGCTGCATTAAGTTATGACGAATCAGCATCAATTCAAAAAAGTACTGCTTTAAAACTTGCAAAAATATGTTCTCATCATTCAATTAGACATGGACTATGGGTTGACCTTGGTTCTGGCACTGGACTACTTGCTAAATCATTAGAAGATATACATCCAAACCAATCTGTTTTGAGATTGGATAATTCTAAAAAGATGATTGATCAACATTCAGAAAAGAGTGTTAAACAACTTTGGGATTTAAATGATGGGTTACCTAAGTGGCCTAAAAAACCAAATTTATTAGCTTCAAGTTTTGTTTTACATTGGCTTGATAATCCACAAAAGAAACTTAAGGAATGGTTCAACTCTCTAAGCTTAAATGGATGGATTGCTTTAGCAATCCCAATCCAAGGAAGTTTTCCAGAATGGTATGAAGCTGCAGAAAAGGCAAATTTAACATGTACGGCTCTTGATTTACCATCATACGACTCACTGATTAGAGTCGTTCCGAGACAAAGTATTATATATGATAAAATTGAAGTTATTAAACAAACAGCTAAGAAGGCGACCTCTTTATTAAAACCGATTATCAAGGTCGGGGCCCAAAGTAGTCAGAAGGAACAACTAAGTGTTTCAGATTGGCGACATCTATTATCTTTTTGGCCAAATTCCAACCAAGATCAACAAGTAAGCCTTAGTTGGTCAATTCAATTTTTATTAATAAAGCGATGA
- the bioD gene encoding dethiobiotin synthase — MSAFSKRIIICGTDTDVGKTIVSSFFVQGLKGIYWKPIQSGTEEGTDTKTVCNLLSLEPNRFLSERYKFKAPVSPHWAAEQESGFIEPSNLKLPYLDELIIIETAGGLMVPLNRDWLQIDQLKVWGAPIILVARTGLGTLNHTLLSLEALKNRNLDVLGIVLNGPPHKDNPKTLEQFGDTKILASLPIFDEVNAKVLSREWKRQQLDHKLKKYIRN; from the coding sequence ATGAGTGCTTTCTCAAAAAGAATTATTATTTGTGGTACAGATACAGATGTAGGTAAAACGATAGTTAGTAGTTTTTTCGTCCAAGGTCTTAAAGGTATCTACTGGAAACCCATTCAAAGTGGAACAGAGGAAGGTACAGATACCAAAACTGTTTGCAATCTCTTAAGTCTTGAACCTAACCGCTTTCTTTCTGAAAGATATAAATTCAAGGCTCCTGTCTCTCCACATTGGGCGGCCGAACAAGAGTCTGGTTTTATTGAACCAAGCAATTTAAAATTACCTTACTTAGATGAATTAATAATCATAGAGACTGCAGGTGGTTTAATGGTTCCTTTAAATCGAGATTGGCTACAAATAGACCAATTAAAGGTTTGGGGGGCTCCAATAATTCTTGTAGCCAGAACCGGTCTTGGTACTCTCAATCACACCTTGTTAAGTCTAGAAGCCTTGAAAAATAGAAATTTAGATGTATTAGGAATAGTATTAAACGGCCCTCCACATAAAGATAATCCTAAGACTCTAGAGCAATTTGGAGATACTAAAATTCTTGCAAGTCTTCCTATCTTTGACGAAGTCAACGCAAAAGTACTTTCACGAGAATGGAAAAGACAGCAATTAGACCACAAGCTTAAAAAATACATTCGAAATTAA